A genomic window from Candidatus Methylacidiphilum fumarolicum includes:
- the rpoB gene encoding DNA-directed RNA polymerase subunit beta, with translation MNQKMQRINFGKIREGLSLPNLIEHQTKSYADFLQLSVAPQDRKPEGLHGVFQEVFPIESYDGKVRLEYVNYEIGDPKFSPIDCLRDGKTYAAPLHVTFRLKDEEGVKEEKVYMGELPMMTPQGSFIINGAERVIVNQLHRSPGICFESSFHSNGKTLYSFRIIPDRGSWLEVAFDSNDLLYVYLDRRKKRRKFLITTLLRALAAALSGSSSPLGTGGDEEIIRLFYTVEEINLSEGIEEEKVATKVLVNEVRDPNNPEVVLARAYEPVTRSVVRQLLDLGIKTIQVVDVQYDDTLIKCIKKDPTKDPIEALKEIYRRLRPGDPPTESNAKLLLKRLLLDPKRYDLGRVGRYKLNQKLNIQVDPEIRILTWEDLVAATRYLIKLKKGEGITDDIDHLGSRRVRAVGELVANQCRMGLARTERLVKERMTLFDVNTEGMTPQKLINPKALSATIRDFFARSQLSQLMDQINPLSELTHKRRLSALGPGGLSRERAGFEVRDVHPSHYGRICPIETPEGPNIGLIATMASYSRFNEYGILETPYRKVVNGKVTNEIVYFTADQEENYVIAMANTAVSDDGTILDQRVAVRFRREFMEVEREKVEYIDVSPKQIVSIAAGLIPFLEHDDANRALMGSNMQRQAVPLIQPEAPIVGTGIEERVARDIQAVVVSETDGVVASVTGNEIIVTPTGSIADLKKKKIKQGSEKEVGIYKLNKFMRSNAGTCINQKPIVKKGQVVKKGDILADGPSTQNGELALGRNLLVAFMPWNGYNFEDAIIVSERIVKEDLFTSIYIDEFEIVARDTKLGPEEITRDIPNVGDEALKNLGPDGIIRVGAEVKPGDILVGKITPKSETELAPEERLLRAIFGEKAADVKDSSLRVPSGTYGIVMDVRVSSGTARVRKEKINASEAKQKIKEIEERYDKKEEELREELTQALSNILLNEKIPLDVVNVETGEIIIPANRKITKVLLRKMAQAYDKIEIDPSPIRSKIFDIIGNFEAKFEQLRNDRELELDQIESGEDTEPGIIKQVKVFIANKRKLSVGDKMAGRHGNKGVVSKIVPVEDMPYLPDGTPVDIVLNPLGVPSRMNVGQVLETHLGIAAKKLGFNVATPVFDGVKEEKIREFLVKAGMDEDGKSILYDGRTGERFNQRVVVGVIYMMKLNHMVADKIHARAVGPYSLVTQQPLGGKAQYGGQRFGEMEVWAMEAYGAAYVLQELLTVKSDDVQGRTRIYESIVKGENYLETTTPESFNVLVKEMQGLCLEVTIGQRSDSFGLHMKPTSSKALNGGEAA, from the coding sequence ATGAATCAGAAAATGCAGAGAATCAATTTTGGGAAAATTCGGGAAGGATTGAGTTTGCCTAATCTTATTGAACATCAAACAAAATCTTATGCCGATTTTCTCCAACTCTCGGTAGCTCCACAGGATAGGAAACCTGAGGGGTTGCATGGAGTTTTTCAGGAAGTTTTTCCGATAGAAAGTTACGATGGGAAAGTCAGGCTAGAGTATGTCAATTACGAAATTGGCGACCCTAAATTTAGTCCTATTGATTGTCTTCGGGATGGAAAAACTTATGCAGCCCCTTTGCATGTTACGTTTCGACTTAAAGATGAGGAAGGGGTAAAGGAAGAGAAGGTTTACATGGGAGAGTTGCCGATGATGACTCCTCAGGGAAGTTTCATCATCAATGGGGCTGAAAGGGTCATAGTCAACCAATTGCATAGATCTCCTGGAATCTGTTTTGAATCTTCTTTTCATAGTAACGGAAAGACGCTTTATTCCTTTCGGATCATCCCTGACAGAGGCAGTTGGCTTGAAGTTGCCTTTGATTCCAACGATCTGCTTTATGTCTACTTGGACAGAAGGAAAAAGAGAAGAAAATTTCTTATTACGACCTTGTTGCGAGCCCTTGCCGCTGCATTGTCTGGGTCCTCGTCTCCCTTAGGGACAGGTGGGGATGAAGAAATTATCAGACTTTTTTACACGGTTGAGGAAATTAATCTTTCTGAGGGTATTGAAGAAGAAAAAGTTGCCACAAAAGTGCTCGTTAACGAAGTGCGAGATCCCAATAACCCAGAGGTGGTTTTGGCTAGGGCTTATGAGCCAGTAACAAGAAGCGTGGTTAGGCAGCTGTTGGATTTGGGCATTAAGACGATTCAGGTAGTCGATGTACAATATGATGATACGCTGATTAAGTGTATAAAGAAAGATCCAACGAAAGATCCAATTGAGGCTTTAAAAGAAATATATAGAAGGTTGCGGCCTGGAGACCCCCCAACTGAATCGAATGCAAAACTCCTTTTGAAAAGGCTTCTACTGGATCCAAAAAGATATGATTTAGGAAGGGTTGGCAGGTATAAACTCAATCAAAAATTGAACATTCAAGTAGATCCAGAGATTCGCATATTGACTTGGGAAGATCTTGTGGCTGCCACCCGCTATTTAATAAAACTTAAAAAGGGGGAAGGGATTACAGATGATATTGATCATTTAGGGAGTAGGCGCGTTCGTGCAGTTGGTGAGCTTGTAGCCAATCAATGTCGAATGGGACTAGCTCGAACCGAAAGACTCGTCAAGGAACGGATGACGCTTTTTGATGTCAATACGGAAGGAATGACCCCTCAAAAATTGATTAATCCTAAGGCGTTATCGGCTACAATAAGAGATTTTTTTGCTCGCAGCCAGCTTTCTCAGTTGATGGATCAAATTAATCCTCTTTCAGAGCTGACTCATAAGAGAAGGCTTTCGGCTTTAGGTCCAGGGGGCTTATCAAGAGAACGAGCCGGTTTTGAGGTCAGAGATGTGCACCCTTCCCATTATGGAAGGATTTGTCCTATCGAAACTCCAGAAGGACCAAATATTGGGCTTATTGCCACGATGGCTTCTTACAGTCGCTTTAATGAATACGGCATTTTGGAAACGCCTTATCGTAAGGTAGTTAATGGCAAGGTAACCAATGAAATCGTTTATTTTACAGCTGATCAGGAAGAAAATTACGTGATAGCCATGGCCAATACGGCTGTTTCTGATGATGGAACGATATTAGATCAGCGAGTAGCTGTCCGCTTTCGCAGAGAGTTTATGGAAGTGGAAAGAGAAAAAGTAGAATACATTGATGTCTCGCCCAAGCAGATAGTTTCTATAGCTGCAGGGCTCATTCCATTTCTTGAACATGATGATGCGAATCGGGCACTGATGGGTTCTAATATGCAAAGGCAGGCTGTTCCGCTCATTCAGCCAGAAGCACCGATTGTGGGTACAGGAATTGAGGAAAGGGTTGCTAGGGACATTCAAGCTGTGGTTGTTAGTGAAACAGATGGTGTTGTAGCATCCGTTACGGGAAATGAAATCATTGTGACGCCAACTGGATCTATTGCTGATCTTAAGAAAAAGAAAATCAAACAAGGTTCTGAAAAGGAAGTTGGCATATATAAGCTCAACAAGTTCATGCGATCTAATGCTGGGACTTGTATCAATCAAAAACCCATTGTGAAAAAAGGGCAGGTGGTCAAAAAAGGAGATATTCTAGCCGACGGTCCAAGTACGCAGAATGGAGAACTTGCTCTGGGAAGAAATCTACTTGTGGCCTTTATGCCTTGGAATGGATATAACTTTGAGGATGCTATCATTGTTTCAGAAAGGATTGTTAAAGAAGATCTTTTTACAAGTATTTATATCGATGAATTTGAGATCGTAGCTCGGGATACGAAATTGGGACCGGAAGAAATCACTAGGGATATTCCTAATGTAGGAGATGAGGCACTAAAAAACCTTGGCCCTGATGGAATCATTCGAGTTGGTGCGGAAGTTAAACCCGGGGATATCCTCGTAGGGAAAATAACACCTAAAAGCGAAACCGAACTGGCTCCAGAAGAGAGGCTTTTAAGAGCCATTTTTGGAGAAAAAGCTGCTGATGTGAAAGATTCTTCTTTGAGGGTCCCATCGGGCACCTATGGCATTGTAATGGATGTACGAGTCAGTTCCGGGACTGCTCGTGTTAGAAAAGAGAAGATAAATGCTTCGGAAGCCAAACAGAAAATCAAAGAGATTGAAGAAAGATATGATAAAAAAGAAGAAGAGCTTCGGGAAGAACTGACGCAGGCCCTTTCCAATATTTTACTGAATGAGAAAATTCCTCTTGATGTGGTTAATGTGGAGACAGGAGAAATCATCATCCCTGCTAACCGGAAAATCACGAAGGTTCTTTTAAGGAAAATGGCTCAAGCCTACGATAAGATTGAGATTGATCCAAGTCCAATTCGTTCCAAGATCTTTGATATTATTGGGAATTTTGAAGCCAAATTTGAACAACTAAGAAACGATAGAGAGTTAGAACTTGATCAAATAGAAAGTGGGGAAGATACAGAACCTGGGATCATCAAGCAGGTAAAAGTATTTATTGCCAACAAAAGAAAGCTTTCGGTTGGAGACAAAATGGCTGGAAGGCATGGGAATAAAGGAGTTGTTTCAAAAATTGTTCCCGTAGAAGACATGCCCTATCTTCCTGATGGTACCCCTGTAGATATTGTTCTTAATCCGCTGGGGGTTCCTTCTCGAATGAATGTAGGGCAAGTGCTTGAAACCCATCTTGGGATAGCTGCAAAGAAATTAGGGTTCAATGTGGCCACTCCTGTGTTTGATGGGGTTAAAGAAGAGAAAATACGGGAATTTTTGGTGAAGGCGGGTATGGATGAAGATGGGAAAAGCATCCTATATGACGGTCGAACTGGAGAACGGTTTAATCAGAGAGTGGTTGTTGGAGTGATCTACATGATGAAACTTAATCATATGGTGGCTGATAAAATTCATGCCCGTGCAGTTGGACCTTATTCGTTAGTAACGCAGCAGCCTTTGGGGGGCAAAGCGCAGTATGGTGGCCAACGGTTTGGTGAAATGGAAGTTTGGGCAATGGAAGCGTATGGCGCAGCTTATGTCTTGCAGGAGTTGTTAACAGTTAAATCAGATGACGTGCAAGGTCGAACGAGAATTTATGAGAGCATTGTTAAAGGGGAAAATTACTTAGAGACGACAACACCAGAATCTTTTAATGTGCTTGTCAAAGAAATGCAAGGGTTGTGTCTTGAAGTCACCATCGGCCAGCGATCGGATTCGTTTGGCTTACATATGAAACCAACCTCTTCGAAAGCCTTGAATGGGGGTGAAGCAGCTTAA
- a CDS encoding bifunctional 5,10-methylenetetrahydrofolate dehydrogenase/5,10-methenyltetrahydrofolate cyclohydrolase, translating to MKEANLLDGRLVAHQIHRETMEVVQKLRQHGVQPSVVFIRVGQFPPSELYVRMKQKKAQELGIKSQVISFAEDVSQNEVLEKLYQLNQDPSIHGILVQLPLPSHLSEKEIALAIDPKKDIDGFHPINLGKMLLGEKDCFYPCTPLGIQELLKRYNIEIEGKEVVILGRSNIVGKPMAALLLQKSKYANATVTIVHSFSQNIKEHCQRADILIAAMGKARFVTKDFVKAGAVVVDVGVSRVADASSHKGFKIVGDVDFDEIKKIASWITPNPGGVGPMTIAMLLSNTVKAAELSLFS from the coding sequence ATGAAAGAAGCCAATTTGCTGGACGGTAGGCTTGTGGCACATCAGATCCATAGAGAAACAATGGAAGTTGTTCAGAAGTTGCGACAACATGGAGTTCAACCTTCTGTCGTTTTTATAAGAGTTGGACAGTTCCCACCATCTGAACTTTATGTTAGGATGAAACAGAAGAAAGCTCAAGAACTTGGGATCAAATCCCAAGTCATTTCTTTTGCTGAGGATGTATCACAAAACGAAGTCTTAGAGAAACTCTATCAATTAAATCAAGATCCTTCCATCCACGGTATACTGGTTCAACTTCCACTTCCCAGCCATCTATCTGAGAAAGAAATAGCTCTTGCTATTGATCCCAAAAAGGATATTGATGGATTTCATCCTATAAACCTTGGGAAAATGCTCCTTGGAGAAAAAGACTGCTTTTATCCGTGCACTCCATTGGGTATTCAAGAACTGTTGAAGCGCTACAACATCGAGATCGAAGGAAAAGAAGTGGTTATCCTTGGAAGAAGCAATATTGTTGGGAAACCAATGGCAGCTCTACTACTCCAAAAATCGAAGTATGCGAATGCAACGGTGACTATTGTCCATTCCTTCAGTCAAAACATCAAAGAACATTGTCAGAGAGCCGATATCCTGATAGCCGCAATGGGTAAAGCTCGGTTTGTAACAAAAGATTTTGTCAAAGCTGGCGCAGTGGTTGTTGATGTTGGAGTTAGCAGGGTTGCTGATGCTTCCTCACATAAGGGATTTAAGATTGTTGGAGATGTTGATTTTGATGAAATAAAAAAAATAGCCTCCTGGATTACTCCAAATCCAGGAGGAGTTGGTCCCATGACCATAGCAATGCTGTTATCCAATACCGTTAAAGCCGCTGAACTTTCTCTCTTTTCATAA
- a CDS encoding NAD-binding protein translates to MAYPVLIVGCGYIGKLVAKSLQQKNQEVIGVVKSQGSKNRLQQLGIPAFALDITDHNSLNSLPKFSAVIFSASSNREEPLAFEKIFSIGLDNALRIAKNCPFLLVSSTSLYTHTEGQWVDEESLATPATSSGKILKKAEEKVLDRGGTVLRASGIYGPQRVYRITGLLQNTVRIDPRKKWINQIHGQDLATAIVHFLTIPGLFNITDDLPILEEDFYRWLCQRFNLPLPPIEPKAPHPKRGYSNKRVSNKKAKTFGFMLDFPTFKEGYSELIKFFKTH, encoded by the coding sequence ATGGCTTATCCAGTATTAATCGTTGGCTGTGGTTATATAGGAAAATTAGTAGCTAAAAGCTTACAACAGAAGAATCAAGAGGTTATCGGTGTGGTAAAAAGCCAAGGGAGTAAAAACCGTTTGCAACAGCTTGGAATTCCTGCGTTTGCGTTAGATATTACCGATCATAATTCTCTCAATTCTCTGCCCAAATTCTCAGCCGTTATTTTTTCTGCTTCTTCAAATAGGGAAGAGCCTTTAGCATTTGAAAAAATCTTTTCAATTGGACTCGACAATGCCTTGAGAATAGCCAAAAATTGTCCTTTCCTATTAGTTTCTTCTACTTCACTCTATACGCATACAGAAGGCCAGTGGGTAGATGAAGAGTCTCTGGCAACTCCTGCAACTTCCTCTGGAAAAATTTTAAAAAAAGCTGAAGAAAAAGTTTTAGACAGAGGGGGTACCGTTTTAAGAGCATCCGGAATTTATGGACCCCAAAGAGTTTACCGGATCACTGGATTACTACAAAATACCGTTCGGATCGATCCCAGGAAAAAATGGATCAATCAGATCCATGGACAGGATTTAGCAACTGCTATTGTGCATTTTTTAACTATTCCTGGCCTATTTAATATCACAGATGACCTTCCCATTCTCGAGGAAGACTTTTATCGCTGGCTATGTCAAAGATTTAACCTTCCCCTCCCCCCCATTGAACCCAAAGCGCCTCATCCCAAGAGAGGATATTCCAATAAAAGGGTCTCCAATAAAAAAGCTAAAACTTTTGGTTTTATGCTTGATTTCCCGACCTTTAAGGAAGGATATTCTGAACTCATTAAATTTTTTAAAACCCATTGA
- the proB gene encoding glutamate 5-kinase: MKSERWVIKLGTGVLSTREGSLDLPQMENLTKQLVEIKKKNIDVIIVSSGAISCGMDILGYSKRPENIEELQTCSTLGQPYLMHYYKQLFSAHGFHVAQLLVTYFDLDSLSLRKNIKKLLENLLLKKTIIPIINENDCVSYEEIRFGDNDRLSSHIAVLAEAQRLIMLSNVAGLMDCSNGKNKMISYVEEIDSTIEKLAEGTRSERSVGGMITKIEAAKIAQASGILTQIADGREKNVLVRIYNGEPLGTIFETKKNERTVRTNSGSLP; this comes from the coding sequence ATGAAATCAGAAAGATGGGTAATCAAGTTAGGAACAGGAGTGTTGAGCACCAGGGAGGGTTCTCTTGATTTGCCTCAAATGGAGAATCTTACAAAGCAGCTCGTAGAAATCAAAAAGAAAAATATTGATGTGATTATTGTCAGCTCTGGCGCTATAAGCTGTGGCATGGATATACTAGGTTATTCCAAAAGGCCGGAGAATATTGAGGAACTTCAGACATGTTCCACTTTAGGTCAACCTTATCTCATGCATTATTATAAGCAACTGTTTTCAGCTCATGGGTTTCATGTTGCCCAACTCCTTGTGACATATTTTGATCTAGACAGTCTCTCTTTACGTAAGAACATTAAGAAACTTTTAGAGAATTTATTGCTCAAGAAAACCATTATACCTATCATTAATGAAAATGATTGTGTTTCTTACGAAGAAATTCGGTTTGGGGACAACGATCGGCTTTCGTCTCATATTGCAGTTTTAGCTGAAGCGCAAAGGCTGATTATGCTGTCCAACGTTGCTGGATTGATGGATTGTAGCAATGGAAAAAACAAAATGATTTCCTATGTAGAAGAAATCGACAGCACGATTGAAAAGCTAGCAGAAGGAACCAGGAGTGAGAGATCGGTGGGAGGGATGATAACAAAAATTGAAGCTGCTAAAATAGCTCAAGCAAGTGGCATTCTAACACAGATTGCTGATGGAAGGGAAAAAAATGTTTTAGTGCGCATTTATAATGGAGAGCCATTGGGCACAATTTTTGAAACGAAAAAAAATGAAAGAACTGTCAGAACAAATTCAGGGTCTTTGCCGTAG
- the rpoC gene encoding DNA-directed RNA polymerase subunit beta': protein MEANNLTARQVLGFQKTIGFDEVKISIASPETIESWSKGEVRNPETINYRTFKPEKGGLFCERIFGPTKDWECACGKYKRIKYKGVICDRCGVEVTLSRVRRERMGHIRLAVPVSHIWFLKCMPSRLGLMMDMTAKDLERVIYYEDYLVVDPGKTPLKFKQLLSEQEYRDALAQYGEGSFVAKMGAEAVRDVLKQINLESLANDLSRAIEGTRSKQLKKKLSKRLKLVQGLISSETRPEWMILEVLPVIPPDLRPLVPLEGGRFATSDLNDLYRRVINRNNRLRTLLQLKTPDVIIRNEKRMLQEAVDALLDNGRHGRAVTGAGNRPLKSLSDMLQGKTGRFRMNLLGKRVDYSGRSVIVIGPELKLHQCGLPKKMALVLFEPFMIRRLRELGHVHTVRTAKKMIEKQDPLVWDVLEQVTAGHLVLLNRAPTLHRLSIQAFEPILIEGDAIRIHPLVCTAYNADFDGDQMAVHVPLSIEAQLEARLLMLAPLNIFSPSSGKPITTPSQDITLGCYYITQAPLKSKAQEQKRKPLFSDPLEVIFAYNDGNLQVHDLIFLKNPDYGKETIFGDKNKKVIETTPGRVIFNQIWPEELGFYNKPAGKKQLGEIILKCYQKVGREKTVQCLDKLKQLGFSEATKAGISIGMDDMIVPTEKSRIIAKAYEMVNVVERQYRSGAITDGERYNKIVDIWTQATEEISSVIYKTLESNLGRPEYNPLYLMVDSGARGNRQQVRQLAGMRGLMAKPSGEIIERPIISNFREGLSVLEYFISTHGARKGLADTALKTADAGYLTRKLHDVAQDVVITAEDCGTNKGIIVKAIYEGDEEIVKLSERIYGRVCCDEIFDPMTGKKIIQPGELIDERKAKEIEEAGVEKVKIRSVLTCENKWGVCAMCYGLNLATNKMAKLGESVGVIAAQSIGEPGTQLTMRTFHIGGTASQVFKQPQIRARNDGIVQYIDLRTVKTAENHFIVLSKSGYLAVLDPSGRELERHTVIVGSIILIPDGEKVKKGQVFVQWDPYNVPILTEKGGIVEFRDIIEGVTVKKELDETTKQISTIVIEHKHDLHPQLLILDENTREVIAFYGIPAGARIEVKPGDKVVAGQRIARTPRKMVQTKDITGGLPRVAELFEARKPKDSAEIAKIDGIVEDGGIIRGKRRILIRDVETGIEEEHLIPLSKHLIVYKGDVVKKGQQLTEGPIVPQEILEVCGIQELQEYLLNEVQEVYRLQGVEINDKHIEIIIKQMLKKVKILDSGDTSFLWEEQVDRLRFEEENRIVEAKGGKPAVGVPVLLGITKASLDTDSFIAAASFQDTTRVLTDAATLGKVDPLRGFKENIIMGNLIPSGTGFRVYRNIRLVELRPAESKEEQKEQKASENGEGSTLEEKWIPQAGT from the coding sequence ATGGAAGCAAATAATTTAACAGCTCGCCAGGTGCTTGGTTTTCAAAAAACAATAGGGTTTGATGAGGTAAAAATTTCAATTGCTTCCCCTGAAACGATCGAATCATGGAGTAAGGGAGAAGTACGCAACCCGGAAACTATTAATTATCGGACCTTTAAACCCGAAAAAGGGGGATTGTTTTGCGAAAGGATTTTTGGGCCAACAAAAGATTGGGAATGTGCTTGTGGGAAGTACAAAAGAATCAAGTATAAGGGGGTTATTTGTGATAGATGTGGCGTAGAAGTGACTTTATCAAGGGTAAGAAGAGAGCGGATGGGGCATATTCGACTTGCTGTGCCTGTTTCTCATATATGGTTTTTAAAATGCATGCCTAGTCGATTGGGTTTGATGATGGATATGACCGCAAAGGATCTTGAGCGGGTGATTTATTATGAAGATTATCTTGTGGTAGATCCAGGGAAAACGCCTTTGAAGTTCAAACAGCTTCTTTCCGAACAGGAATATCGAGACGCATTGGCACAATACGGGGAGGGTTCCTTTGTGGCGAAAATGGGAGCGGAAGCTGTAAGAGATGTTTTAAAGCAAATCAATTTGGAATCCCTTGCGAATGATCTTTCCAGAGCGATTGAAGGAACGAGAAGTAAACAACTTAAAAAGAAGCTTTCGAAAAGGCTGAAACTAGTTCAAGGACTTATAAGCTCAGAAACGAGGCCTGAATGGATGATATTGGAGGTGCTGCCTGTGATTCCTCCAGATTTAAGGCCTTTAGTTCCTCTTGAAGGAGGAAGATTTGCCACTTCTGATTTGAACGATCTTTACCGAAGGGTCATAAATCGAAATAACCGGTTACGAACTCTTCTGCAGTTGAAAACCCCTGATGTGATTATCAGAAATGAAAAACGGATGTTGCAGGAAGCTGTAGATGCCCTTTTGGATAATGGCAGGCATGGAAGGGCTGTTACTGGAGCGGGGAATCGTCCACTGAAATCGTTATCGGACATGCTTCAGGGAAAAACGGGAAGGTTCCGGATGAATCTGTTAGGTAAGCGAGTGGATTATAGCGGTCGATCAGTCATCGTTATCGGCCCAGAGTTAAAGCTCCACCAGTGTGGTCTTCCAAAAAAAATGGCTCTTGTTCTTTTTGAACCCTTTATGATTAGAAGACTGAGAGAGCTTGGGCATGTCCATACGGTGCGAACGGCTAAGAAGATGATTGAAAAACAGGATCCACTGGTATGGGATGTTCTTGAACAAGTAACTGCCGGACACTTAGTTCTTTTAAACAGAGCTCCTACATTGCACAGGCTTTCTATTCAAGCTTTTGAACCGATCCTTATCGAAGGAGATGCGATTCGTATCCATCCTTTGGTTTGTACTGCCTACAATGCTGATTTCGATGGGGATCAGATGGCTGTCCATGTTCCGCTTTCCATAGAAGCACAGTTGGAGGCTCGACTTTTAATGCTTGCTCCATTGAATATCTTTTCGCCTTCCAGCGGCAAGCCGATCACTACGCCATCCCAAGATATAACGCTTGGTTGTTACTACATAACGCAAGCTCCCTTGAAGAGCAAAGCTCAGGAACAAAAAAGAAAGCCGCTATTTTCCGATCCTTTGGAAGTCATCTTTGCTTACAATGATGGAAATTTGCAGGTTCATGATCTCATTTTTCTTAAAAATCCAGATTATGGGAAAGAGACGATTTTTGGTGATAAAAACAAAAAAGTTATTGAGACCACTCCTGGAAGAGTCATCTTTAATCAAATATGGCCTGAAGAACTCGGTTTTTACAATAAGCCTGCTGGTAAAAAGCAGCTTGGAGAAATAATCCTGAAGTGCTATCAAAAGGTTGGCAGGGAGAAAACGGTTCAATGTCTTGATAAGCTCAAGCAGCTAGGCTTTTCTGAAGCCACAAAAGCTGGCATTTCCATTGGAATGGATGATATGATTGTTCCCACTGAGAAATCCAGGATCATTGCAAAAGCTTATGAGATGGTCAATGTTGTGGAGCGGCAATATAGATCTGGGGCTATAACTGATGGAGAAAGATATAATAAAATTGTAGATATCTGGACACAAGCTACGGAAGAAATTTCTAGTGTGATCTACAAGACATTGGAGAGTAATCTAGGAAGACCGGAGTACAATCCTCTTTATCTTATGGTGGATTCGGGAGCCAGAGGGAATAGGCAACAAGTCAGACAACTTGCTGGAATGAGGGGACTCATGGCCAAGCCGTCTGGGGAAATTATAGAAAGACCCATCATTTCAAATTTCAGAGAAGGACTTTCTGTTTTGGAATATTTTATCAGTACTCATGGGGCAAGGAAAGGACTTGCTGACACAGCTTTAAAAACGGCTGATGCGGGCTATTTGACAAGAAAATTGCATGATGTTGCCCAAGACGTGGTGATTACTGCTGAAGATTGTGGGACGAATAAGGGAATAATCGTCAAAGCAATTTATGAGGGGGATGAAGAAATTGTGAAATTATCCGAAAGGATTTATGGAAGGGTCTGTTGTGATGAAATCTTCGATCCAATGACCGGGAAGAAAATCATCCAACCTGGAGAACTCATCGATGAAAGGAAAGCTAAAGAGATAGAAGAGGCTGGAGTAGAAAAAGTCAAGATTCGTTCTGTCTTGACCTGCGAAAACAAGTGGGGCGTTTGTGCTATGTGTTATGGGTTGAATCTGGCTACAAATAAAATGGCAAAGCTTGGTGAATCAGTTGGAGTGATTGCTGCTCAATCTATTGGAGAACCAGGCACACAGCTGACCATGCGCACCTTTCATATCGGAGGAACCGCCTCTCAGGTCTTCAAACAACCTCAGATTCGAGCTCGAAACGATGGCATCGTCCAGTACATTGATCTTCGGACAGTTAAAACAGCTGAAAACCATTTCATAGTGTTAAGTAAAAGCGGTTACCTTGCTGTTCTGGATCCCTCAGGGAGGGAATTGGAAAGACATACAGTCATTGTTGGATCGATTATTTTGATTCCAGATGGAGAGAAGGTGAAAAAAGGACAGGTTTTTGTTCAATGGGATCCTTATAATGTTCCAATTTTGACGGAGAAGGGGGGCATTGTTGAATTTAGGGATATCATTGAAGGAGTAACTGTGAAAAAGGAGTTGGATGAAACGACCAAACAGATTAGCACGATTGTCATTGAGCACAAACATGATCTTCATCCTCAGTTACTCATCCTGGACGAAAACACACGAGAAGTTATTGCTTTTTATGGTATTCCCGCAGGAGCAAGAATCGAAGTGAAGCCAGGAGATAAGGTAGTAGCTGGACAAAGAATAGCTAGAACACCTAGAAAGATGGTTCAAACAAAGGATATAACTGGAGGGTTACCTCGAGTTGCAGAGCTTTTTGAAGCAAGAAAACCCAAAGATTCTGCCGAGATTGCCAAAATAGATGGGATTGTGGAAGATGGAGGAATTATCCGTGGCAAAAGAAGGATATTGATTAGGGATGTAGAAACGGGGATAGAAGAAGAGCATCTGATTCCCCTTTCTAAACATTTGATTGTTTATAAGGGAGATGTTGTTAAAAAGGGCCAACAATTAACAGAAGGGCCGATTGTACCCCAAGAAATTCTCGAAGTATGCGGTATTCAGGAATTACAGGAATACCTACTAAATGAAGTGCAAGAAGTGTATAGACTACAAGGAGTCGAGATCAATGATAAGCATATTGAGATTATTATCAAACAAATGCTTAAAAAGGTAAAAATTCTTGATTCCGGGGATACTTCTTTCTTGTGGGAAGAACAAGTCGATCGATTAAGATTTGAAGAAGAAAATAGAATCGTTGAAGCTAAAGGAGGCAAGCCCGCTGTTGGGGTGCCAGTCCTTCTTGGAATTACTAAAGCTTCCTTGGACACGGACAGCTTCATAGCGGCTGCCAGCTTTCAGGATACGACAAGGGTTTTAACGGATGCGGCTACGCTTGGAAAAGTAGATCCTCTCAGAGGCTTTAAGGAAAACATCATTATGGGGAATTTAATCCCTTCAGGTACTGGATTCAGAGTGTATAGGAATATTCGGTTGGTGGAGCTCAGACCTGCTGAAAGCAAAGAAGAACAAAAGGAGCAGAAGGCTTCTGAAAATGGAGAAGGTAGTACTTTAGAAGAAAAATGGATTCCTCAAGCTGGAACATAA